One Aegilops tauschii subsp. strangulata cultivar AL8/78 chromosome 7, Aet v6.0, whole genome shotgun sequence genomic window carries:
- the LOC109752742 gene encoding uncharacterized protein, producing MATKAPSWCTRFRSPASAVWFLPAAVFILLLLLLRRPTMDPYAPAAPRSPVSSRRADLYGRMARDLDERGAAFLKGGETSQSLTLSDLFDIRDGAVVPRLKAADPPVRANVLYLDPVFAAEIAKAVKEVFLPYFDKAIWFQNSSMYHFSMFHASHHLEPILATKDEIEAEVDAVKRVTEAACPLKISLDRVVLTATGVLLGLWQVESGTDPADIRSKLREALPRAPQKQLYDPVLLHTSFARILGPPKLPQQEDTSSFSHIKFFHNLVAQVNGKIRGFQAKVSELWYVEEYDVLALALNGKMRVRRLHLGCNEGQDN from the exons ATGGCCACCAAGGCCCCGAGCTGGTGCACCCGCTTCAGATCTCCGGCCAGCGCCGTTTGGTTCCTGCCGGCCGCCgtcttcatcctcctcctcctccttctgcGCCGCCCGACCATGGACCCCTATGCTCCCGCCGCTCCTCGCAGTCCCGTGTCTTCCCGGCGCGCCGATCTGTACGGCAGGATGGCGCGGGACCTTGACGAGCGCGGCGCGGCCTTCTTGAAGGGCGGCGAGACGTCGCAGTCCCTCACGCTCTCGGACCTCTTCGACATCAGGGACGGCGCCGTCGTGCCCAGGCTCAAG GCCGCCGACCCGCCGGTGCGTGCAAACGTGCTCTACCTGGACCCGGTGTTCGCCGCCGAGATAGC GAAGGCCGTGAAGGAAGTATTTCTTCCTTATTTTGATAAAG CTATCTGGTTCCAAAATTCGAGCATGTATCACTTCAGTATGTTTCATGCCTCCCATCATCTGGAGCCAATCTTAGCAACCAAGGACGAG ATTGAAGCCGAAGTCGATGCTGTAAAAAGAGTTACTGAGGCTGCTTGTCCCCTTAAAATTTCCTTGGATCGAGTGGTCTTGACAGCAACTGGAGTTCTTCTTGGCCTGTGGCAG GTTGAATCTGGTACTGATCCTGCCGACATCCGCTCAAAATTGAGAGAAGCTCTACCTCGAGCACCCCAAAAGCAGTTG TATGATCCTGTTCTCCTCCACACATCCTTTGCGCGAATTCTGGGACCTCCTAAGCTCCCACAACAG GAGGACACATCATCTTTCAGTCACATCAAATTCTTCCATAATCTCGTTGCACAGGTTAATGGGAAAATCCGTGGCTTCCAG GCAAAGGTATCAGAGCTGTGGTATGTAGAAGAGTACGATGTGCTAGCCCTAGCACTGAACGGAAAGATGAGAGTGCGGAGGCTCCACCTTGGCTGCAATGAGGGCCAAGATAACTGA